From one Micromonospora siamensis genomic stretch:
- the ftsR gene encoding transcriptional regulator FtsR has product MSIGEVLAQLRVDFPDTTISKLRFLEAEGLVEPQRTAAGYRKYSWDDVARLRFVLAAQRDQYLPLRVIRDQLAQWDAGDGAPPGRQRPTLVAVGPGGEVPGRGAEEPAESSQVRLSRVDLIARSGVAESTLVELERLGVLVSDPPGWYDGDALIIARAVAGLAAYGLEPRHLRGYRTAADREVGLFAQLVAPLMRQSDPAAQARAAETARELVALSQQLHAALVRVGLRSTLGR; this is encoded by the coding sequence ATGAGTATCGGCGAGGTGCTGGCTCAGTTGCGGGTGGATTTTCCGGACACCACCATTTCGAAGTTGCGGTTTCTCGAGGCCGAGGGTCTGGTGGAACCGCAGCGGACGGCGGCGGGTTACCGGAAGTACAGCTGGGACGATGTGGCCCGGCTGCGGTTCGTGTTGGCTGCGCAGCGGGATCAGTATCTTCCGTTGCGGGTGATCCGGGACCAGTTGGCGCAGTGGGACGCCGGTGATGGTGCTCCGCCGGGTCGGCAGCGGCCGACGTTGGTGGCGGTGGGTCCCGGTGGTGAGGTTCCGGGGCGTGGTGCGGAGGAGCCTGCCGAGTCGTCTCAGGTGCGGCTTTCGCGGGTGGATCTGATCGCGCGTAGTGGGGTCGCCGAGTCGACGTTGGTGGAGTTGGAGCGGCTCGGCGTGCTGGTGTCGGATCCGCCGGGTTGGTACGACGGTGATGCGCTGATCATCGCGCGGGCGGTGGCGGGTCTGGCGGCGTACGGGTTGGAGCCGCGGCATCTGCGGGGTTACCGGACGGCGGCGGATCGGGAGGTCGGTCTGTTCGCGCAGTTGGTGGCGCCGTTGATGCGGCAGTCGGATCCTGCGGCGCAGGCGCGGGCGGCGGAAACGGCGCGGGAGTTGGTGGCGTTGTCGCAGCAGTTGCATGCCGCGTTGGTGCGGGTGGGGTTGCGGTCGACGTTGGGCCGGTGA
- the odhI gene encoding oxoglutarate dehydrogenase inhibitor Odhl produces the protein MTRPGDEFPPLDVTSTLNLGSLDEVLEGPDTDVVPSRMSGSLPPGMALLVVRRGPNAGARFLLDHDVTTSGRHPDSDIFLDDVTVSRRHAEFHRDGGTFTVRDVGSLNGTYVNRERVEAATLSNGDEGQIGKFRVVFIAGPRPEEEAGRG, from the coding sequence ATGACGCGCCCAGGCGACGAGTTCCCCCCGCTCGACGTCACTTCGACGCTCAATCTCGGTTCGCTCGACGAAGTGCTGGAGGGTCCGGATACCGATGTGGTGCCGAGCCGGATGTCCGGTTCGCTGCCGCCGGGTATGGCGCTGCTGGTGGTGCGTCGTGGGCCGAATGCGGGTGCCCGGTTCCTGTTGGACCACGATGTGACGACCAGTGGACGGCATCCGGACAGTGACATCTTCCTCGACGATGTGACGGTGTCACGGCGGCACGCCGAGTTCCACCGGGATGGTGGCACGTTCACGGTGCGCGACGTGGGCAGCCTGAACGGCACGTACGTGAACCGGGAGCGGGTCGAGGCGGCCACGTTGAGCAATGGTGACGAGGGGCAGATCGGTAAGTTCCGGGTGGTGTTCATCGCCGGTCCGCGCCCGGAGGAGGAGGCCGGCCGGGGGTGA
- the gcvH gene encoding glycine cleavage system protein GcvH → MIPEDLRYTAEHEWVVGGDAGTVRVGITHFAQDALGDIVYVQLPEPGAVVAAGESLGEIESTKSVSEIYAPVSGTVAARNEALADTPEVINTDPYGAGWLVEIAVEDPAVLDSLLTAGAYRELVES, encoded by the coding sequence GTGATTCCTGAGGATCTGCGTTACACCGCCGAGCACGAGTGGGTGGTGGGTGGCGATGCCGGTACGGTCCGGGTCGGTATCACCCATTTCGCTCAGGATGCTCTGGGTGACATCGTGTATGTCCAGCTGCCGGAGCCTGGCGCGGTGGTGGCGGCGGGTGAGTCGCTGGGTGAGATCGAGTCGACGAAGTCGGTGTCGGAGATCTACGCGCCGGTGAGTGGCACGGTGGCGGCGCGCAACGAGGCGTTGGCTGACACGCCTGAGGTGATCAACACTGATCCGTACGGTGCGGGTTGGTTGGTGGAGATCGCGGTCGAGGATCCGGCGGTGCTGGATTCTCTGTTGACCGCCGGCGCGTACCGCGAGCTCGTCGAGAGCTGA
- a CDS encoding DUF881 domain-containing protein, whose product MSEDERSGTGTGWPEPVEPARPEGPAGEPDPRPEAPDADELSPLAPVEPAGPVERPVDDGPSDGQPTEAAAAGGAGAAGGGRGRVSGASVMIAALLALLGFTLVVQLRTTSTDPAAGATRQEDLVRILSDLGQRETRLRQDIAALEDSQRQLRSGEQGRKAALEEATRRADELGILAGTLPATGPGLTVSFEPGTGQITANRVLDAVQELRGAGAEAMQISGAGGTPARIVASTYFLDGENGGLVVDGRRLSGPFTITVIGDPATMRTALNIPGGVVASVQGGGGNVIVEDRGTVEVSALHDPLKLEHARPVS is encoded by the coding sequence ATGAGCGAGGACGAGCGCAGCGGCACGGGTACCGGTTGGCCGGAGCCGGTGGAGCCGGCACGTCCGGAGGGGCCGGCGGGTGAGCCGGATCCGCGGCCGGAGGCGCCGGATGCTGACGAGTTGAGTCCGTTGGCGCCGGTGGAGCCGGCCGGTCCGGTCGAGCGGCCGGTGGACGACGGGCCGTCGGACGGGCAGCCGACCGAGGCTGCGGCGGCCGGTGGTGCCGGGGCGGCCGGTGGTGGCCGGGGGCGGGTCAGCGGCGCATCGGTGATGATCGCGGCGCTGTTGGCGTTGCTGGGCTTCACGCTGGTGGTGCAGTTGCGGACGACGTCGACGGATCCGGCGGCGGGGGCCACCCGGCAGGAGGACCTGGTGCGGATCCTGTCGGACCTGGGGCAGCGGGAGACGCGGCTGCGGCAGGACATCGCGGCGTTGGAGGACAGTCAGCGGCAGTTGCGCTCGGGTGAGCAGGGTCGGAAGGCGGCGTTGGAGGAGGCGACGCGGCGGGCGGACGAGCTGGGGATCCTGGCGGGGACGTTGCCGGCGACGGGTCCGGGTCTGACGGTGAGTTTCGAGCCTGGCACTGGTCAGATCACGGCGAACCGGGTGCTGGACGCGGTGCAGGAGCTGCGGGGCGCGGGTGCGGAGGCGATGCAGATCTCGGGTGCCGGGGGTACGCCGGCGCGGATCGTGGCGTCGACGTATTTCCTGGACGGGGAGAACGGTGGGCTGGTGGTGGACGGGCGCCGATTGTCGGGTCCGTTTACGATCACGGTGATCGGTGATCCGGCGACGATGCGTACGGCGCTCAACATTCCCGGCGGGGTGGTCGCGTCGGTTCAGGGTGGCGGCGGTAACGTGATCGTCGAGGATCGTGGGACGGTCGAGGTTTCGGCGCTGCATGATCCGTTGAAGCTGGAACACGCCCGTCCGGTCTCGTGA
- a CDS encoding small basic family protein, translating to MIAVLALLAGVVLGVYLDPTVPVALQPYLPIAVVAALDAVFGGVRAKLDRIFDDKQFVVSFISNVLVAGLIVYLGDQLGVGGQLSTGVVVVLGVRIFGNVAAIRRHLFRA from the coding sequence ATGATCGCGGTGTTGGCGTTGCTCGCCGGTGTGGTGCTGGGGGTGTACCTGGACCCGACGGTGCCCGTCGCGTTGCAGCCGTATCTGCCGATCGCCGTGGTGGCGGCGTTGGACGCGGTGTTCGGCGGGGTGCGGGCGAAGCTGGACCGGATCTTCGACGACAAGCAGTTCGTGGTGTCGTTCATCTCGAATGTGCTGGTGGCTGGCCTGATCGTCTATCTGGGTGACCAGTTGGGTGTGGGTGGTCAGTTGTCGACCGGTGTGGTGGTGGTTCTGGGTGTGCGGATCTTCGGCAACGTGGCGGCGATCCGTCGTCACCTGTTCCGGGCGTAG
- a CDS encoding DUF881 domain-containing protein has translation MSDGSGEGRGPATRVYAPDFLTELFRNPLDPGYADAAAARRRAAEGSSPAGGWRGVSARAVSLLVTVALGVLFAVAYRETAAAEPERSQTRAGLVEQIRERAGETDRLSVRADQLREEVGRQRDAALGGSQAARLRELEAGTGLGRVRGDGVVVRLADAVQDTDAVTGAAAGPPQVLYLDLQRVANDLWGAGAEAIAINGQRLTATTTIRSAGDAILVDYRPVTGPYEVSAIGPGSMDRRFRDSRAALVLQEVAKKTGLSFGVREAEGLSLPAAAEPQLRYARPSVSPSPSISGGGRSSSPGPSGPGVSPSPSGGGR, from the coding sequence GTGAGCGACGGCTCCGGGGAGGGCCGGGGTCCGGCGACGCGGGTGTACGCGCCGGACTTCCTGACCGAGTTGTTCCGCAACCCGTTGGATCCGGGGTACGCCGACGCGGCGGCCGCCCGGCGGCGCGCGGCCGAGGGTTCGTCACCCGCGGGTGGCTGGCGGGGTGTGTCGGCGCGGGCGGTGAGCCTGCTGGTGACGGTGGCGCTCGGGGTGCTGTTCGCGGTGGCCTACCGGGAGACCGCGGCGGCGGAGCCGGAACGCAGCCAGACCCGGGCGGGCCTGGTGGAGCAGATCCGGGAGCGGGCCGGTGAGACCGACCGGTTGTCGGTGCGGGCGGACCAGTTGCGCGAGGAGGTCGGCCGGCAGCGGGACGCGGCGCTGGGTGGTTCGCAGGCGGCGCGGCTGCGGGAGCTGGAGGCGGGCACCGGGCTGGGTCGGGTGCGCGGCGACGGCGTGGTGGTGCGGCTGGCCGATGCGGTGCAGGACACCGACGCGGTGACCGGTGCGGCTGCGGGCCCGCCGCAGGTGTTGTACCTGGATCTTCAGCGGGTGGCGAACGACCTGTGGGGCGCGGGCGCGGAGGCGATCGCGATCAACGGGCAGCGGTTGACGGCGACGACGACGATCCGGTCGGCGGGGGACGCGATCCTGGTGGACTACCGCCCGGTGACCGGGCCGTACGAGGTGTCGGCGATCGGTCCGGGGTCGATGGATCGTCGGTTCCGGGACAGTCGGGCGGCGCTGGTGTTGCAGGAGGTGGCCAAGAAGACCGGTTTGTCGTTCGGGGTGCGGGAGGCGGAGGGCCTCAGCCTGCCGGCTGCCGCGGAGCCGCAGCTACGCTACGCCAGGCCGTCGGTGAGTCCGAGTCCCTCGATCTCGGGCGGTGGTCGTTCGTCCAGTCCCGGGCCGTCCGGTCCGGGTGTTTCGCCCAGCCCCTCCGGAGGTGGCCGATGA
- a CDS encoding CDP-alcohol phosphatidyltransferase family protein: MSRPQARDEYPAPQASAARDRVLTLPNLISFVRLLGVPLFLWLFLVARADVAAVVVLAIGGTTDWVDGWVARRLGQVSRLGELLDPFADRLYILATLLAFTAREVVPWQFTAALLARELLLLGSLAVLRRYGYGPPPVHYVGKTATFLLLAAFPILLVAASVPAAATAAGAIGWGLAWWGLVLYWAAGVMYVVQASRLVRAVRHGSGKVTA; encoded by the coding sequence GTGTCGCGTCCACAGGCTCGGGATGAGTACCCGGCGCCGCAGGCGTCCGCCGCGCGGGACCGGGTCCTGACCCTGCCCAATCTGATCAGCTTCGTGCGCCTGCTGGGCGTACCGCTCTTCCTCTGGCTCTTCCTGGTCGCCCGCGCGGACGTGGCCGCCGTGGTGGTGCTGGCGATCGGTGGCACCACCGACTGGGTGGACGGCTGGGTGGCCCGGCGCCTGGGCCAGGTGAGCCGGTTGGGGGAGCTGCTCGACCCGTTCGCCGACCGGCTCTACATCCTGGCCACGCTGCTGGCGTTCACCGCCCGCGAGGTGGTGCCGTGGCAGTTCACCGCCGCGCTGCTCGCGCGGGAACTGCTGCTGCTCGGGTCGCTGGCGGTGCTGCGCCGCTACGGGTACGGCCCACCGCCGGTGCACTACGTGGGCAAGACCGCGACCTTCCTGCTGTTGGCGGCGTTCCCGATCCTGCTGGTGGCGGCCTCGGTGCCGGCGGCGGCGACCGCGGCCGGTGCGATCGGTTGGGGCTTGGCCTGGTGGGGGCTGGTCCTGTACTGGGCGGCCGGGGTGATGTACGTGGTGCAGGCGAGCCGCCTGGTCCGGGCGGTACGGCACGGTTCCGGAAAGGTGACGGCGTGA
- a CDS encoding MarR family transcriptional regulator yields MERPPNLAAAIDAAAEALLGVLDGAGSRHSVPVSPTQLRVLSLISSRPDINVNRLAELLDVVPSSASRLCDRLEATGLLRRVADPRDRREVRLTPTTAAETLLRELKERRHQAVQAVLDRMPPRVQHELLLALLAFGQAAALNPVGAPAEADPQARTA; encoded by the coding sequence GTGGAACGACCTCCGAATCTAGCCGCGGCGATCGATGCTGCTGCCGAGGCGCTGCTCGGCGTGCTCGACGGGGCCGGTTCGCGGCACTCGGTGCCGGTGTCGCCGACCCAGCTGCGGGTGCTCTCGCTGATCAGCAGCCGCCCCGACATCAACGTCAACCGGCTGGCCGAGCTGCTCGACGTCGTGCCCTCGTCGGCCAGTCGGCTCTGCGACCGGCTGGAGGCCACCGGCCTGCTGCGCCGGGTGGCCGACCCGAGGGACCGGCGCGAGGTCCGGCTGACTCCCACCACGGCGGCGGAGACCCTGTTGCGGGAGCTGAAGGAGCGCCGCCACCAGGCCGTGCAGGCGGTGCTGGACCGGATGCCGCCGCGGGTGCAGCACGAGCTGCTGCTGGCGCTGTTGGCGTTCGGGCAGGCGGCGGCGCTGAATCCGGTGGGCGCCCCGGCGGAGGCCGATCCGCAGGCCCGCACGGCCTGA
- a CDS encoding PP2C family protein-serine/threonine phosphatase, which translates to MPHAPGPVSRALREAPPDQLVEAADRAVRSALDASRTDVFIADYRITGLWPVLDPELPAAGFLACHTVAQRCFSSQQAVQDADEQGRCRLYLPLTTWGERLGVLLIELPRTPDAATVQAAVDIAGDLAVALRAADRETDRYRRVRRRERLSMAAEMQWDLLPGRSVTHGSFLLAGQLEPAYTVGGDHFDWSVDGDRLTVTVLNGAGTGLASSVLTAVTVNAMRNARRSGGTLVEQAELASDTIFYQHRGSRNVPTLLLELDTATGRARAVDAGSPHLMRLRAGAVTRIELEQQLPLGMFAETRYAAQELQVEPGDRLFVVSDGVYAATPDGAEPYGRRSMARAMRSTRLQPAAEAVGTVMRELHAYHADADLRDDAVVVCLDWRGSAGQDQRWQR; encoded by the coding sequence ATGCCGCACGCGCCCGGACCGGTGTCGCGCGCTCTCCGCGAGGCTCCACCCGACCAGTTGGTGGAGGCCGCCGACCGCGCCGTCCGGTCCGCGCTGGACGCGTCGCGGACGGACGTGTTCATCGCCGACTACCGCATCACCGGCCTGTGGCCGGTGCTCGACCCGGAGCTGCCCGCGGCCGGGTTCCTGGCCTGCCACACGGTGGCGCAGCGCTGCTTCAGCAGCCAGCAGGCGGTCCAGGACGCCGACGAGCAGGGGCGCTGCCGGCTCTACCTGCCGTTGACCACCTGGGGTGAGCGGCTCGGCGTGCTGCTGATCGAGCTGCCGCGTACGCCGGACGCCGCGACCGTGCAGGCCGCCGTCGACATCGCCGGGGACCTGGCGGTGGCGTTGCGGGCGGCGGACCGGGAGACCGACCGCTACCGGCGGGTACGCCGGCGGGAGCGGCTCAGCATGGCCGCCGAGATGCAGTGGGACCTGCTGCCCGGACGCAGCGTCACGCACGGGTCGTTCCTGCTGGCCGGGCAGCTGGAGCCGGCGTACACGGTGGGCGGTGACCACTTCGACTGGTCGGTCGACGGTGACCGGCTCACCGTGACGGTGCTCAACGGCGCCGGCACCGGCCTGGCGTCGTCGGTGCTGACCGCGGTGACGGTGAACGCGATGCGCAACGCCCGCCGTTCCGGCGGGACCCTGGTCGAGCAGGCCGAGCTGGCCTCGGACACCATCTTCTACCAGCACCGGGGGAGCCGGAACGTGCCGACGCTGCTGCTGGAGTTGGACACCGCGACGGGCCGGGCCCGGGCGGTGGACGCCGGCTCGCCGCACCTGATGCGACTGCGCGCCGGGGCGGTGACCCGGATCGAGTTGGAGCAGCAGTTGCCGCTGGGGATGTTCGCCGAGACCCGGTACGCGGCCCAGGAACTCCAGGTGGAGCCGGGGGACCGGCTCTTCGTGGTCAGCGACGGGGTGTACGCGGCCACTCCGGACGGTGCCGAGCCGTACGGGCGCCGGTCGATGGCGCGGGCGATGCGGTCGACTCGGCTGCAACCGGCCGCCGAGGCAGTTGGTACGGTGATGCGCGAACTGCACGCCTACCACGCCGACGCCGACCTGCGCGACGACGCGGTCGTCGTCTGTCTGGACTGGCGCGGTTCCGCTGGTCAGGACCAGAGGTGGCAGCGGTAA
- a CDS encoding universal stress protein, which produces MNSADGAAVVVGVDGSESALRAVRLAAAEAGRRGRPLRVVHGFIWPLLHVPITPLTEGPPRGGLRHQAEDLVAAAVDAARQAAPDVRVTGEIIDGEASAALLGETPTAALIVLGDRGLGGFTALVVGSVAIQVATYADCPVLVARGAERADGPVVVGVDGSPSSHGAVAFAAEEAVLRGTTLHAVHAYRHPASSGPGDMQPLVYEEHQLRGEEDRVVAEALAGLADRHPELSVTREVTRGRPVAVLTDASRRAQLVVVGGQGHGELSGLLLGSVSHGVLHHADCPVTVVRAPA; this is translated from the coding sequence GTGAACTCGGCAGACGGTGCGGCCGTGGTGGTCGGCGTGGACGGCTCCGAGTCCGCCCTGCGGGCCGTGCGACTGGCCGCCGCCGAGGCCGGCCGGCGGGGCCGGCCACTGCGGGTGGTCCACGGGTTCATCTGGCCGCTGCTGCACGTGCCGATCACCCCGCTGACCGAGGGCCCACCCCGGGGTGGCCTGCGCCACCAGGCCGAGGACCTGGTCGCCGCCGCGGTGGACGCCGCCCGGCAGGCGGCGCCCGACGTCCGGGTCACCGGCGAGATCATCGACGGGGAGGCGTCCGCGGCGCTGCTCGGCGAGACCCCCACCGCCGCGCTGATCGTGCTGGGCGACCGGGGGCTGGGCGGCTTCACCGCCCTGGTCGTCGGCTCGGTGGCGATCCAGGTCGCCACGTACGCCGACTGCCCGGTGCTGGTCGCCCGGGGCGCCGAGCGCGCCGACGGGCCGGTCGTGGTGGGCGTGGACGGCTCCCCGTCGTCGCACGGCGCCGTGGCGTTCGCCGCCGAGGAGGCGGTGCTGCGCGGCACCACGCTGCACGCGGTGCACGCCTACCGGCACCCCGCCTCCAGCGGGCCGGGCGACATGCAACCTCTGGTGTACGAGGAGCACCAGTTGCGCGGCGAGGAGGACCGGGTGGTCGCCGAGGCGCTGGCCGGACTCGCCGACCGGCACCCGGAGCTGTCGGTCACCCGGGAGGTCACCCGTGGCCGGCCGGTGGCCGTGCTGACCGACGCGTCCCGCCGGGCCCAGCTGGTCGTCGTCGGCGGCCAGGGCCACGGCGAACTCAGCGGGCTGCTGCTCGGCTCGGTCAGCCACGGGGTGCTGCACCACGCCGACTGCCCGGTGACGGTGGTCCGGGCCCCCGCCTGA
- a CDS encoding phosphatidylethanolamine-binding protein, with the protein MPGPRPGSNAYDKERARLRDLIENSGRAADQEANQVANRILQEDRGQRGVVRGERTFGPKGEREPGDPK; encoded by the coding sequence ATGCCAGGACCACGGCCGGGCAGCAACGCGTACGACAAGGAGCGGGCCCGCCTGCGGGATCTGATCGAGAATTCCGGACGCGCGGCGGACCAGGAGGCCAACCAGGTCGCGAACCGGATCCTTCAGGAGGATCGCGGCCAGCGGGGCGTGGTCCGGGGCGAGCGCACCTTCGGCCCGAAGGGCGAACGCGAGCCCGGTGACCCGAAGTGA
- a CDS encoding amidophosphoribosyltransferase yields the protein MRKLLAVLAGLAVIYFGVSGRSSDERGLSGGLVLLAVAAALLVWYLTRPGDKPAK from the coding sequence ATACGCAAGCTCCTCGCCGTGCTCGCCGGGCTGGCGGTGATCTACTTCGGGGTGAGCGGCCGCAGCAGCGACGAGCGCGGCCTCTCCGGCGGCCTGGTGCTACTGGCGGTGGCCGCCGCCCTGCTGGTGTGGTACCTGACCAGGCCGGGTGACAAGCCGGCCAAGTGA
- a CDS encoding LysR family transcriptional regulator translates to MDVHLRELRYFVAVAEELHFSRAAERLFVSQPALSKQVRALERQLGLALFDRRARTVALTPAGAELLPRARDLLAGWDAAVRAARGAGAAVSLTVGLQTAVGRDLQRSVLQSFRERGWRITLRLSGWDDPTAGLATGATDVAFLWLPVASGDLAVRVLARERRWVATAAAHPMAARPEVDFADLRDEPFVALPGTAGPLRDFWLAVPQRAGREPVVGVEAVAADEALEAVAAGLGVVLLAEGNARLYPRPDVAYRPVRGLPPAELALAWRADDHRPEVAEFVAAFPAADPATGG, encoded by the coding sequence ATGGACGTCCACCTGCGGGAGCTGCGGTACTTCGTCGCCGTCGCCGAGGAGCTGCACTTCTCCCGGGCGGCCGAGCGGCTGTTCGTGTCGCAGCCGGCCCTGTCCAAACAGGTCCGGGCGTTGGAGCGACAGCTCGGGCTGGCGCTGTTCGACCGGCGGGCGCGTACGGTCGCGCTCACCCCGGCCGGCGCGGAGCTGCTGCCCCGGGCCCGTGACCTCCTCGCCGGCTGGGACGCGGCGGTACGGGCGGCCCGCGGCGCCGGCGCCGCGGTGAGCCTGACCGTGGGCTTGCAGACCGCCGTCGGCCGGGACCTGCAGCGCAGCGTGCTCCAGTCGTTCCGGGAGCGGGGCTGGCGGATCACCCTGCGGCTGTCCGGCTGGGACGACCCGACCGCCGGTCTCGCCACCGGCGCCACCGACGTGGCGTTCCTCTGGCTGCCGGTGGCCAGCGGGGACCTCGCGGTGCGGGTGCTCGCCCGGGAGCGCCGGTGGGTGGCGACGGCCGCGGCCCACCCGATGGCCGCCCGCCCGGAGGTGGACTTCGCCGACCTGCGCGACGAGCCGTTCGTGGCGCTGCCCGGCACGGCGGGACCGCTGCGGGACTTCTGGCTGGCCGTGCCGCAGCGCGCCGGCCGGGAACCGGTGGTGGGCGTGGAGGCGGTCGCGGCGGACGAGGCGCTGGAGGCGGTGGCCGCCGGGTTGGGGGTGGTGTTGCTGGCCGAGGGGAACGCCCGGCTCTATCCGCGACCGGACGTGGCGTACCGTCCGGTGCGTGGGCTGCCGCCGGCCGAGCTGGCGCTGGCCTGGCGGGCCGACGACCACCGGCCGGAGGTCGCCGAGTTCGTCGCCGCCTTCCCGGCCGCCGACCCGGCAACGGGCGGCTGA
- a CDS encoding aldo/keto reductase: MTTLPTRTLGTLRSSALGYGAMVLSPGMYGAVDDARGLAALRAALDGGATLIDTSDGYGPDGHNERLVGEAIRGRRDEVLVATKFGFRIPEGAAAHRFPVSYTFGELAVNAEPRHVRRYAEQSLRNLGTDVIDLYYPHFPDPQVPIEETVGAVADLVTAGLVRHLGLSNVTAEQVRRAHAVHPVAAVQTQWSLWQPIEPELHAAARAAGAGIVAWSPLGGGFLTGTVDRVDPDDFRRNLPRFDPANLRANIDRYAPLRAVAADLGLTPGQLALAWLLHQDQHVVPIPGSRTPAHIAENLSTARVRLHPDSLARIEAARAAFAPRGEGALLV; the protein is encoded by the coding sequence ATGACCACCCTGCCCACCCGTACGCTCGGCACCCTGCGCAGCTCCGCCCTCGGCTACGGCGCGATGGTGCTCTCCCCCGGCATGTACGGCGCCGTCGACGACGCCCGCGGTCTGGCCGCCCTGCGCGCCGCCCTCGACGGCGGCGCCACCCTGATCGACACCTCCGACGGGTACGGCCCGGACGGGCACAACGAACGCCTCGTCGGCGAGGCGATCCGGGGTCGCCGCGACGAGGTGCTGGTCGCCACGAAGTTCGGCTTCCGGATCCCCGAGGGCGCCGCCGCCCACCGCTTCCCCGTCTCGTACACCTTCGGCGAACTGGCCGTCAACGCCGAGCCCCGGCACGTCCGGCGCTACGCCGAACAGTCGCTGCGCAACCTGGGCACCGACGTGATCGACCTGTACTACCCGCACTTCCCGGACCCGCAGGTGCCGATCGAGGAGACCGTCGGCGCGGTGGCCGACCTGGTCACGGCGGGCCTGGTCCGGCACCTGGGCCTGTCGAACGTGACCGCCGAGCAGGTGCGCCGGGCGCACGCGGTGCACCCGGTGGCGGCGGTGCAGACCCAGTGGTCGCTGTGGCAGCCGATCGAGCCGGAGCTGCACGCCGCCGCCCGCGCGGCGGGCGCCGGGATCGTCGCCTGGAGTCCCCTCGGTGGCGGCTTCCTCACCGGCACCGTGGACCGGGTCGACCCGGACGACTTCCGCCGCAACCTGCCCCGGTTCGACCCGGCGAACCTGCGCGCCAACATCGACCGGTACGCCCCGCTGCGCGCGGTCGCCGCCGACCTCGGACTGACCCCGGGGCAGTTGGCGCTGGCCTGGCTGCTGCACCAGGACCAGCACGTCGTGCCGATCCCCGGTAGCCGCACCCCGGCCCACATCGCCGAGAACCTCTCCACCGCGCGGGTGCGCCTGCACCCGGACTCGCTGGCGCGGATCGAGGCCGCCCGTGCGGCGTTCGCCCCGCGGGGCGAGGGAGCCCTGCTGGTCTGA